The following proteins come from a genomic window of Gossypium raimondii isolate GPD5lz chromosome 5, ASM2569854v1, whole genome shotgun sequence:
- the LOC105770751 gene encoding probable alpha-amylase 2: MGNTNNGPEESTDLGAVLRNGREILLQGFNWESHKYDWWRNLERKVPDIAKSGFTSVWLPPASNSFSPEGYLPQNLYSLNSSYGSEQLLKALLQKLKQYKVRPMADIVINHRIGTTKGHGGMYNRYDGIPLAWNEHAVTSCTGGLGNKSTGDNFHGVPNIDHSQHFVRKDIIGWLKWLRSVGFQDFRFDFARGYSAKYVKEYIEGAKPIFSVGEYWDSCNYNGHGLDYNQDSHRQRIVNWIDATGQLSAAFDFTTKGILQEAVKGQFWRLRDPQGKPPGVMGWWPSRAVTFIDNHDTGSTQAHWPFPSNHIMEGYAYILTHPGIPTVFYDHFYDWGNSIHEQIVKLMDIRRRQDIHSRSSVRILESQHNLYSAIIAEKVCMKIGDGSWCPTGREWALATSGHRYAVWQKQ; this comes from the exons ATGGGTAACACCAATAAC GGTCCCGAGGAAAGCACTGATCTTG GTGCAGTGTTGCGAAATGGAAGAGAAATCCTTTTGCAG GGTTTTAACTGGGAGTCTCACAAATATGACTGGTGGAGAAACTTAGAAAGGAAAGTTCCTGACATTGCAAAATCTGGGTTTACATCTGTATGGTTGCCACCAGCATCTAACTCCTTTTCACCTGAAG GGTACCTTCCCCAAAACCTTTATTCACTCAACTCTTCATATGGGTCTGAGCAGTTGTTGAAAGCATTACTCCAAAAACTAAAGCAGTACAAAGTTAGACCAATGGCTGACATAGTAATCAATCATCGTATTGGAACTACTAAAGGACATGGAGGAATGTATAACCGTTATGATGGAATTCCACTTGCGTGGAATGAACATGCTGTCACATCTTGTACTGGCGGACTG GGTAACAAAAGCACTGGAGACAACTTCCATGGGGTTCCAAATATTGATCACAGCCAACATTTTGTTCGTAAGGACATCATAGGGTGGCTGAAGTGGTTACGTAGTGTTGGCTTCCAAGATTTTCGCTTTGATTTTGCAAGGGG GTACTCAGCAAAATATGTCAAAGAATACATTGAAGGAGCAAAGCCTATATTTTCTGTCGGAGAATATTGGGATTCTTGCAACTATAATGGACATGGATTAGACTATAACCAAG ATAGCCATAGACAAAGGATCGTTAATTGGATTGATGCCACGGGACAGCTCTCGGCTGCATTTGACTTCACAACCAAGGGAATTCTTCAG GAAGCTGTAAAAGGGCAGTTCTGGCGTCTGCGTGACCCTCAAGGAAAGCCACCAGGTGTAATGGGGTGGTGGCCCTCAAGGGCTGTCACATTTATCGATAACCATGACACAGGCTCAACACAG GCTCATTGGCCTTTCCCCTCAAATCATATTATGGAG GGTTATGCATACATACTTACACATCCAGGAATACCAACAGTTTTTTACGACCACTTTTATGACTGGGGCAATTCCATTCACGAACAAATTGTTAAATTG ATGGACATTCGAAGGCGTCAAGATATTCACAGCCGGTCATCTGTCAGAATTCTGGAGTCCCAACACAACCTGTATTCTGCAATTATTGCAGAAAAAGTATGCATGAAGATTGGGGATGGTTCATGGTGTCCAACTGGCAGAGAGTGGGCACTTGCAACCAGCGGACATAGATATGCAGTGTGGCAAAAGCAATGA